Genomic DNA from Clostridium sp. BJN0013:
ATTTTTTCACAAAAAGAACCTAAAGATGAAGAGGTATCAATCAAAAATTTTTGCATTTCTTTTAATTCCTTTATACTTTCATTTTGAGTTTTAACAGAACCATACATATTTTTTACATTTGAACTTATTACTTCAAAGCTTTCCTGTACTTCATTACATTTAGAATTCATATTTTTTATAGATTCATATTCTTTGTCTGTAATATCGATTATATCATTTACAGAATTTACAATAGCTGCCACTGACTCTTTTATTTCATTTAAAATATTTTCTATATTTTGTGAGTAGGTAACACTTCTCTCAACATTTTTTTCATTGGGAATAGAAGTTTCTATAACAATTTCAATTTGTTTTTCAATTTTTTCAATGAGTTTTGATATTTCCAAAACGGAATTTCTGCTGTTTTCTGCAAGATTTGATATTTCCTTTGCAACTACACTGAATCCTTTGCCATATTCACCTGCACGTGCAGCTTCAATAGAAGCATTTAAAGATAACATATGGGTCTGGGATGCTATATCATTAACTGTATTTAATATGGAAGATATCTCAACTGAAATTTGTTTTAATTCTTTAATATTCTTCATTGTTTTATCTGTAGATGACTTTATTTCCTGGATTGAACTGACTATGCCCAGAATATCTTTTAAGCCCTTCATAATAATTTGTTGGGATTCATCAGAAGTTATAGAAATATTTTTAGAAGTATCTTTTATGTTTTCAGATAAAGAGGATATTTCTCTTATAATATTAAGGGTATCATTTACCTTATAATAGCTTAGGTTATTTGTTTCTGACAGAGTATTAGCTTCCTTATAGAGTAATTCTGCAGATGAGGAGGTATACTCAATTGTTGAAGACAAATTATGTGATACAGAATAAATTTTAGTAAACAATACCTGAAATTTAAAGTTGGTTTTAAGTAATTTTTTTCTGAGAGAATCAATTAAAGTTAAATAGGGCGATTTGTCTTTTTCATCTATTGTGAAATAATAATTGTCATTTAATAAGTTATTTAAAAATTTCTGAATTAATACTTTATCTTTATTATGTCTATGTAAAAATACTACAAAGGATAGAAAGGTACCCAATATTAATCCAATAAAAAAATAAATCAATAAACTCTCCCCTTTTTTATTAAAGTTTTTAAATATTATGATATTGCTAAATTTTAGAATAATTATATCACAATTTTATGGAGGAAACAATATATGGTAAATCAATGAGTTTATTAAGATAAAAGTATTGTTACTAAAATTTAAATAGATTTGGTATAATTAAATTAGAAAATATAGTTAAAAGATGGCAGAGGAGGGCTTATGGTATATAATCTGGAAAAAATAATTGACCATATAAGAAAAAAAGACGAGGAAGAAGAAATGGGGATGACTAATATACAAGAAGCAGAAAATCTTATAAAAATGGGAATGGATTTATTGACGGTTATAAGGATAACAGGACTTGAATGGGAAGAAATCAATAGTATAAAAAAATATATGAATTAATAAATTGAACTTTTAATGAATATTTCCGAGGTAAAATATATGTTAACTTTATGTATGATAGTAAAAAATGAAGAAAATACCCTGAAGAATTGTCTTATTGGGGCAGCTTCTTTTGTAGATGAAATAATTATAGTAGATACCGGGTCTAAAGATAATACAAAAGATATAGCTTTAGAATTTACAGATAAAATCTATGATTTTAAATGGTGTAATGATTTTTCAAAAGCCAGAAATTATTCTATAGAAAAGGCATCCAATGACTGGGTGCTTATACTTGATGCAGATGAATTTATTGTGGATTTTTCAAGCAGAAGTGTACAGGAATTCATAGAAGAGCCCTCAAATAGAAATAAAGTGGGCAGGCTCAAGAGAGTAAACTTTATGGAAGATTCTTATGGAAACAATAAATATACAGAAAGAATAAATAGACTTTTCAATAAAAACTATTTTAATTATGAAGGTATAATTCATGAACAGATTGTGGCTTTGAATGGAAAACCTTATGAAACGGAAATGGTAGATATAACAGCAGAACATGTAGGCTATACCAGGGAAGCATTAAATAAGACAGGAAAAATTAAAAGAAACATAGATTTATTAAAAATGGCGGTGAAAGATAACTTAGAAGATCCATATCTTTATTTTCAACTGGGTAAATCTTATTATATGTTAAAAAATTATAAAAATGCAGTGATGTATTTTGAAAAGGCATTATCTTTTTCACTGGATTTTAGTCTGGAGTATGTGGAAGATTTAGTTGAAACTTATGGATATGCTTTGATTAACAGTGGAAAGTACCAAAAGGCACTTATACTTGAAAATTGTGTTGAAGTTTACTCAAATTTTGCTGATTTTCATTTTCTCATGGGATTAATATATATGAATAATGCCAGGTTTACCCAGGCTGTAGAGAGCTTTTTAAAATGTACTGAATTTTCTTAT
This window encodes:
- a CDS encoding methyl-accepting chemotaxis protein encodes the protein MIYFFIGLILGTFLSFVVFLHRHNKDKVLIQKFLNNLLNDNYYFTIDEKDKSPYLTLIDSLRKKLLKTNFKFQVLFTKIYSVSHNLSSTIEYTSSSAELLYKEANTLSETNNLSYYKVNDTLNIIREISSLSENIKDTSKNISITSDESQQIIMKGLKDILGIVSSIQEIKSSTDKTMKNIKELKQISVEISSILNTVNDIASQTHMLSLNASIEAARAGEYGKGFSVVAKEISNLAENSRNSVLEISKLIEKIEKQIEIVIETSIPNEKNVERSVTYSQNIENILNEIKESVAAIVNSVNDIIDITDKEYESIKNMNSKCNEVQESFEVISSNVKNMYGSVKTQNESIKELKEMQKFLIDTSSSLGSFCEKIEKDITKLNTDKVKIRCSEIITLIKRDLLSEYRLSSPDENIHKKLLCEFLNKHSYIEAIWTNDNKGKFIYSNPPNGIANANVRKWFEESIKGKEYISDVYISAITANPCVTVSIPIVDSSNIITGVIGIDLKIDV
- a CDS encoding glycosyltransferase, encoding MLTLCMIVKNEENTLKNCLIGAASFVDEIIIVDTGSKDNTKDIALEFTDKIYDFKWCNDFSKARNYSIEKASNDWVLILDADEFIVDFSSRSVQEFIEEPSNRNKVGRLKRVNFMEDSYGNNKYTERINRLFNKNYFNYEGIIHEQIVALNGKPYETEMVDITAEHVGYTREALNKTGKIKRNIDLLKMAVKDNLEDPYLYFQLGKSYYMLKNYKNAVMYFEKALSFSLDFSLEYVEDLVETYGYALINSGKYQKALILENCVEVYSNFADFHFLMGLIYMNNARFTQAVESFLKCTEFSYAKVEGVNTYISYYNIGVIYDVLGFRENALGYYRKCGNYEPAVKRLKAQLN